A portion of the Microcoleus sp. FACHB-831 genome contains these proteins:
- a CDS encoding ABC transporter ATP-binding protein — MKNRSSYWQLLPYIRPHWKTISQAFACTLGFTVFWPIQAILAGQIANFIGQGDIAALAKIAGVLALVFLVQKIMQFGQDSLMAKAAIAVAFDLRKQVYSHLQRLNLSYFETAQTGDLTYRLTEDIDRIGEVINKVFHDFIPCVLQLIVVLGYMIYLNWQLTLATFLVAPLMGILIGWFGEEMLKFSRRSQNRVSNLSALMTEVFSGIRLVQAFAAEEYEIARFAEEAEQNRQAKYATERLKAIQFPVVGFMYAISVLLLLFLGGWQISKGNLTGAGFVSYIAGAGLLIDPIAHITSNYNEFKQGQASVDRIFELVAIQPTVVEKPDAEVLPVVTGKVEYCNVSFAYDSTQPVLQNLSFLALPGEKIALVGASGAGKTTLVNLLPRFYDTQDGKILIDGVDIQNVTLRSLRRQIGIVPQDTMLFSGTIAQNIAFGQANFDLEAVEAAAKVANAHQFISQFTQGYHTWVGERGVNLSGGQRQRIAIARAVLLNPRILILDEATSALDSESEALVQEALERIVEGRTVFVIAHRLATVRRADRIFVMEGGQIVEAGTHEELLDKGDRYARFYAQQFS, encoded by the coding sequence TTGAAAAACCGCTCTAGTTACTGGCAACTACTCCCCTACATCCGCCCGCACTGGAAAACCATCTCCCAGGCATTTGCTTGCACGTTGGGTTTCACGGTCTTCTGGCCGATACAGGCCATACTGGCTGGGCAAATCGCTAATTTTATCGGACAGGGCGATATAGCTGCACTTGCCAAAATAGCTGGAGTGCTGGCGTTGGTTTTTCTAGTCCAGAAAATCATGCAGTTTGGTCAGGATTCGCTGATGGCGAAAGCAGCGATCGCAGTTGCGTTTGATTTGCGAAAACAAGTCTACTCCCACTTACAGCGGCTCAACCTTAGCTATTTTGAAACTGCACAGACAGGCGATCTAACTTACCGTCTTACCGAAGATATCGATCGCATTGGCGAAGTCATAAATAAAGTCTTCCACGACTTTATCCCCTGCGTGTTGCAGTTGATAGTCGTCCTGGGCTACATGATTTATCTCAACTGGCAGCTAACACTAGCAACATTTTTAGTTGCGCCCCTCATGGGTATTTTAATTGGCTGGTTTGGCGAAGAGATGCTGAAGTTTTCGCGCCGCAGCCAAAATCGCGTATCCAACTTATCCGCTTTGATGACAGAAGTATTCAGTGGAATTCGCCTAGTACAAGCTTTCGCAGCTGAGGAGTATGAAATTGCCCGCTTTGCCGAGGAAGCTGAACAAAACCGTCAAGCCAAGTATGCGACGGAACGGTTGAAGGCGATTCAGTTCCCCGTAGTGGGATTTATGTATGCGATCAGCGTGTTGCTGCTGCTATTTCTGGGTGGCTGGCAAATTTCCAAGGGCAACCTGACTGGGGCGGGATTTGTTAGTTACATTGCAGGTGCAGGACTGTTAATTGACCCCATCGCCCATATAACTAGCAATTACAACGAGTTTAAACAAGGTCAGGCATCTGTTGACCGGATTTTTGAACTGGTGGCAATTCAGCCAACTGTTGTCGAAAAGCCTGATGCAGAGGTTCTTCCCGTTGTCACTGGCAAGGTGGAATATTGCAATGTCAGCTTTGCCTACGATAGCACTCAACCTGTATTACAAAATTTGAGTTTTCTGGCGCTTCCGGGAGAAAAGATAGCCTTGGTTGGGGCATCGGGTGCGGGTAAAACTACTTTGGTTAATTTGCTACCCCGCTTTTATGACACGCAAGATGGAAAGATTTTAATTGACGGCGTTGATATTCAGAATGTGACGCTGCGGAGTTTGCGGCGACAGATTGGGATTGTGCCGCAAGACACGATGCTATTTTCTGGAACGATCGCTCAAAATATCGCTTTTGGACAAGCAAATTTTGATTTAGAAGCTGTTGAAGCGGCGGCTAAAGTTGCCAACGCCCACCAGTTTATTAGCCAGTTTACTCAGGGCTATCATACTTGGGTGGGAGAGAGGGGCGTTAATTTATCGGGGGGACAGAGACAAAGGATAGCGATCGCGCGTGCTGTCCTCCTCAACCCTAGAATCCTCATCCTCGACGAAGCAACTTCTGCCCTAGATTCAGAATCGGAAGCCTTAGTACAAGAAGCCTTAGAACGGATCGTCGAAGGGCGTACCGTATTTGTTATAGCCCACCGCCTCGCTACCGTCCGCCGCGCCGACCGAATTTTTGTGATGGAAGGGGGGCAAATAGTGGAAGCCGGGACGCATGAAGAGTTGTTAGATAAGGGCGATCGCTATGCCCGTTTCTATGCACAGCAGTTTAGTTAA
- a CDS encoding WD40 repeat domain-containing protein yields MAHCPICQTEYTEGEINGCITCGWDFTQISKFLDCVPDALIQNEQVKLTWARGLWSKMQLSAKLDELEARLQHETNERLHLQSVRSPELAAPLTLGVRLAELRVRLHQALAEKSQLQADLARATAQINTDGLDLLIQALADESEQVQRVAYHLLSQSALPKAKEAIQRFHSYRLFTCKHNIRKHSEAVRSVVISPDGHNLVSGSNDKTIKVWNIATGELLKTIDGHSGSVTSVAISPDGETLASGSGDKTIKIWNFKTGELLNTLAGHTGWVHCVAISPNGHTLASGSSDRTIKLWNLSNGELLNSFSGHAGEVKAIAISPDGRTLASASNDRTIKIRDLDSKELLHTLTENSVAIRSVAISPDNHTLVSGSNDNTIKIWDLDKGELLHTLSDHAGAVSSVAISPDGMILYSASDDNTIKIWHLVTGKLLRTLTGHSSYVLSLALSHDGQTLVSGSLGEAIKIWAV; encoded by the coding sequence GTGGCTCACTGTCCTATTTGTCAAACCGAATACACCGAAGGGGAAATCAATGGCTGCATTACCTGCGGCTGGGATTTCACCCAAATTTCCAAATTTCTCGATTGCGTGCCTGACGCCTTAATACAAAACGAACAAGTCAAACTGACTTGGGCAAGAGGCTTGTGGTCAAAAATGCAGTTGAGCGCAAAACTAGATGAACTGGAAGCGCGTCTTCAGCACGAGACGAACGAGAGATTGCATCTACAGTCTGTGCGATCGCCCGAATTAGCAGCACCATTAACCTTGGGAGTGCGCTTAGCTGAACTCAGAGTGCGATTGCATCAGGCTTTGGCCGAAAAATCCCAACTTCAAGCAGATCTGGCTAGAGCTACGGCGCAAATTAACACTGATGGTCTAGACTTGTTAATTCAAGCGCTAGCAGACGAATCAGAACAAGTGCAGCGCGTAGCTTATCACTTATTGAGCCAAAGCGCCTTACCAAAGGCGAAAGAAGCAATACAGCGATTCCACTCCTACCGACTGTTTACCTGCAAACACAACATCAGGAAACATTCAGAAGCCGTCAGATCCGTCGTTATTAGCCCTGATGGCCATAATCTCGTCAGCGGTAGTAATGACAAGACCATCAAAGTCTGGAATATTGCTACTGGCGAACTGTTAAAAACCATTGACGGGCATTCTGGTTCTGTCACTTCTGTCGCCATCAGCCCAGATGGTGAGACTCTAGCAAGTGGCAGCGGCGACAAAACCATCAAGATATGGAATTTCAAGACTGGAGAGCTACTCAACACCTTAGCAGGGCATACAGGCTGGGTTCATTGCGTTGCCATAAGTCCCAACGGGCACACTCTAGCGAGTGGTAGTTCCGACAGAACAATCAAGCTGTGGAACTTGAGCAATGGAGAGTTGCTCAACTCCTTTAGCGGTCATGCTGGTGAAGTGAAGGCGATCGCTATCAGCCCCGATGGTCGCACTCTTGCGAGTGCTAGCAACGACCGCACGATTAAGATTCGAGACCTCGATAGCAAAGAACTCCTGCACACGCTGACGGAAAACTCCGTCGCCATCCGTTCTGTCGCTATCAGCCCTGATAATCACACCCTCGTTAGCGGCAGTAATGATAACACCATAAAAATCTGGGATCTAGATAAAGGAGAACTGCTGCATACTCTCTCGGATCATGCAGGCGCAGTTAGTTCGGTCGCCATCAGCCCCGATGGAATGATTTTATACAGTGCCAGCGATGACAACACGATTAAGATTTGGCATCTGGTGACGGGAAAACTACTCCGCACCTTGACGGGGCATAGCAGCTACGTTCTTTCTCTCGCCCTCAGCCACGATGGTCAAACTCTTGTTAGCGGCAGCCTTGGCGAAGCTATTAAGATTTGGGCTGTATAA
- a CDS encoding PspA/IM30 family protein, with the protein MDYTQLRAAVAANIEAQTIAQSYYEKAQAEAQQWEIRHQLALKEGCEESIRQAEFRKHVCATKAGNLKAVLEEQTYTLAILQHKLNLAQPKFGEFHTTHIQTYCELPSNLPAINLQTKLRELERTMEAMNVQLLQQQAAIAKLLKENSAALAQVQTLLAGDSCQATPLISNTAIDTLIAYLEAGSNVPNEFTARKNHLLSNSPKPQTNVISLCVDTEFRGVKNKLNQY; encoded by the coding sequence ATGGACTATACTCAACTGCGAGCCGCCGTTGCTGCAAATATAGAGGCTCAAACAATTGCTCAAAGCTATTACGAAAAAGCTCAAGCTGAAGCACAACAATGGGAAATTAGGCATCAACTTGCTTTAAAGGAAGGCTGTGAAGAGTCCATTCGTCAGGCCGAATTTCGCAAGCACGTCTGTGCAACCAAAGCAGGCAATCTCAAAGCTGTGTTAGAAGAGCAAACATATACATTAGCAATTCTTCAACATAAGCTAAATTTAGCCCAACCTAAATTTGGTGAATTTCATACTACGCACATACAAACATATTGTGAATTGCCTAGCAATTTACCTGCTATTAATTTGCAAACTAAATTGCGCGAACTTGAACGAACTATGGAAGCTATGAACGTTCAACTTCTCCAGCAGCAGGCAGCAATTGCCAAGCTACTAAAAGAAAACTCAGCTGCTTTAGCACAAGTACAAACTTTGTTGGCAGGAGATTCTTGCCAAGCAACTCCTCTGATAAGTAATACCGCTATAGACACGCTAATTGCTTATCTTGAGGCTGGCAGCAATGTACCTAATGAATTTACTGCTAGGAAAAATCACCTACTTTCTAATTCTCCCAAGCCTCAAACAAATGTAATTTCTTTATGCGTCGATACAGAATTTAGAGGTGTAAAAAATAAGCTAAATCAATACTAA
- a CDS encoding tetratricopeptide repeat protein: MNEDRLKAYIKLINSLLTCAKGQAVEILNANQDLIDVGLVETMEGVATILVERGDRNAADWLRNIAAQLAAAIGNSPQTNQTGVSQEEGRTSALPENRLSQAYLYFLINLLQKTQESDGNVEVVYPLLQANLNKLDDKFVQVLQTWAISTIAEVDRETAYELAGDINSFSKLIANFPHGDRAINLEIAIAGYLIVEKVFTRDRFPAKWASLQNNLGNAYRDRIRGERANNLEAAISYYLSALLEDNREKFPQNHAETKFNLGITYQEAGQLHNAYLAFATTIETIESLRRPLFLGKNLKKTLAEEWHPVYASLLEVALELAAKEPGYYVQALEYIKHSQSPKLIEFLFTQNDIACRVGNELQHLRQEMQ, from the coding sequence ATGAACGAAGATCGCCTCAAAGCCTATATCAAGCTAATCAACTCCCTTCTGACTTGCGCCAAAGGTCAAGCAGTGGAGATTTTAAACGCCAACCAAGACTTGATTGACGTTGGCTTGGTAGAGACAATGGAAGGAGTAGCAACTATTTTGGTCGAACGGGGCGATCGCAATGCCGCCGATTGGTTGCGAAATATTGCTGCACAACTTGCCGCGGCGATAGGTAATTCACCTCAAACAAATCAAACAGGGGTGTCCCAGGAAGAGGGTAGAACCTCTGCATTGCCAGAGAATAGACTTTCGCAAGCCTATCTCTATTTTTTAATCAATCTTTTACAGAAAACCCAAGAAAGCGACGGCAACGTCGAAGTAGTTTATCCTCTGTTGCAAGCTAACTTAAACAAATTGGATGATAAATTTGTTCAGGTGTTGCAAACTTGGGCAATTTCTACAATAGCGGAAGTAGATCGAGAGACAGCGTATGAACTTGCGGGAGATATTAACAGTTTCAGCAAGTTAATTGCCAATTTTCCACACGGCGACAGGGCTATTAATTTAGAGATAGCGATCGCGGGTTATTTAATTGTTGAAAAAGTTTTTACCCGCGATCGCTTCCCGGCAAAATGGGCTAGCCTGCAAAACAATCTGGGCAATGCTTACCGCGATCGCATCCGAGGAGAACGAGCGAATAATTTAGAAGCAGCCATTAGCTACTACTTGTCTGCATTGCTGGAAGATAACCGCGAAAAATTTCCTCAAAACCATGCGGAAACTAAATTTAACCTTGGCATTACTTATCAAGAAGCCGGACAGTTGCACAATGCTTACCTTGCTTTTGCTACTACTATTGAAACGATAGAATCGCTTCGCCGTCCGCTTTTTTTAGGTAAGAATTTGAAAAAAACATTAGCTGAGGAATGGCATCCGGTATATGCAAGCTTATTGGAAGTTGCTTTGGAACTCGCCGCTAAGGAACCGGGGTACTATGTCCAAGCACTTGAGTATATCAAACATAGCCAATCTCCCAAGCTTATAGAATTCCTCTTCACCCAAAATGATATAGCTTGCAGAGTTGGTAACGAACTCCAGCACCTACGACAAGAGATGCAGTAG
- a CDS encoding tetratricopeptide repeat protein, protein MVACHITEPTLNYRMGKVYEKFSIAGSGTGKAAKLLSFLTNEYQKSKHSSVPSSGASEDELEETTLKKRVVVHEAIPVVPVWQGRDKLLEELLARLLEPENRLKVLALVGQGGIGKTSLVVKLLEALGVNVAGKSFVEKGRTPLTPLVKGTTPLTPLVKGGSLEECPYECVMYFKAQKGSSFDDVAEFLLRDGLGIETAEPLKDASEKIAKIIEGLEKTPCLLVLDNLESILHPAKGADDAGEMSAPKAHRAISADWGKLLNALVYQQHRSQTILTSREVPADLADMRYEGAEPDSELVWIETLRGVENEAGVEILRQRQLKDTQADLLWVSERVEGHVFLLTQLAAVGKGKPGHLRKHPELVTKKAEPILREQLARQSEAARDLLCRMCVLRVGIDIRGLTFLRLYRDDEEEFGRFSMAAEMEEPAELMDEEINETEAILERLADSSLVQCRYDEEKCEIFYGLHRVIVEFLQAEYKDELPNLLKSVYQFYCTGKNVENAKTLEDLRPVLEAQHFAFQLGNYSEAFSLLNWSIEDYLKPWGNWSLLKDLYEQILPHVDDDKRPYCLRAIGCIHRDCGNWNEAENYFQDALSLSQEQDSKSGIATSLGLLGDIENCRGNWDEAERLYRQCLQLRTQLGDRSGMATSWGHLGDIERHRGNLDEAQRLYRKYLELMTQLGDCSGMATSWGVLGDIENCRGNWDEAERLYRRCLEIETQLGDRSGMATSIGCLGEIEMLRGNLEAAEPFIKDALATLQELGHTQKVADAYYDLARLERRRNNTELAQQHYNTAHQIFQQLGAAKDLERIEQEWEQNF, encoded by the coding sequence ATGGTTGCTTGCCATATCACTGAACCGACACTGAATTATCGCATGGGAAAGGTTTACGAAAAGTTCAGTATCGCTGGCAGTGGCACGGGAAAAGCTGCCAAGTTGCTGAGTTTTTTAACTAATGAGTATCAGAAATCTAAACATTCAAGCGTTCCCTCCTCCGGCGCTTCAGAGGATGAGTTGGAGGAAACAACACTTAAAAAGCGGGTGGTTGTCCATGAGGCAATCCCTGTTGTACCCGTTTGGCAGGGGCGAGATAAACTGCTGGAAGAATTGCTGGCAAGATTGCTGGAACCGGAGAATCGGCTGAAGGTATTGGCATTGGTTGGGCAAGGGGGTATTGGCAAAACGAGTTTAGTGGTTAAACTCTTGGAAGCGTTGGGCGTTAATGTAGCTGGAAAATCCTTCGTTGAGAAGGGAAGAACCCCCCTAACTCCCCTTGTTAAGGGAACAACCCCCCTAACCCCCCTTGTTAAGGGGGGAAGTTTAGAAGAGTGTCCTTATGAGTGCGTGATGTACTTCAAGGCGCAGAAGGGGAGCAGTTTTGATGATGTGGCGGAGTTTTTGTTAAGGGATGGATTGGGGATTGAGACAGCAGAACCGTTGAAGGATGCGAGTGAGAAGATTGCGAAAATTATTGAGGGGTTAGAAAAAACGCCCTGTCTTTTGGTGTTGGATAACCTGGAATCGATTTTGCACCCAGCTAAGGGTGCTGATGATGCAGGCGAGATGTCTGCACCAAAAGCCCATCGAGCCATTTCAGCGGATTGGGGTAAGTTACTAAATGCTTTAGTGTATCAGCAGCATCGCTCTCAGACGATTTTGACGAGTCGGGAAGTGCCAGCAGATTTGGCGGATATGCGCTATGAGGGGGCTGAACCGGATTCAGAGTTGGTGTGGATTGAGACGCTGAGGGGTGTGGAGAATGAGGCAGGGGTTGAGATTTTGCGACAGCGCCAGTTGAAAGATACTCAGGCAGATTTGCTGTGGGTGTCTGAACGGGTAGAGGGTCATGTATTTTTATTAACTCAATTGGCGGCTGTTGGGAAGGGGAAACCTGGGCATCTCCGCAAGCATCCGGAATTGGTGACGAAAAAGGCTGAACCGATTTTAAGGGAACAGTTGGCAAGGCAGAGTGAAGCGGCGCGAGATTTACTTTGCCGGATGTGTGTGTTGCGGGTGGGGATTGATATTCGAGGATTAACGTTTTTGCGATTATATAGGGATGATGAAGAAGAATTTGGTCGCTTTTCGATGGCAGCAGAAATGGAAGAACCTGCTGAATTAATGGATGAAGAAATTAATGAAACTGAAGCGATTTTAGAGCGATTAGCCGATAGTAGTTTGGTGCAGTGTCGCTACGATGAGGAGAAGTGTGAGATCTTTTATGGCTTGCATCGGGTGATTGTGGAGTTTCTGCAAGCAGAGTATAAAGACGAGCTGCCCAATCTCCTCAAAAGTGTTTATCAGTTTTATTGCACTGGCAAAAACGTCGAAAATGCTAAGACGTTAGAGGATTTGCGTCCAGTTCTGGAAGCTCAACATTTTGCTTTTCAGTTGGGTAACTACAGCGAAGCATTTAGCTTACTGAACTGGAGTATAGAAGATTACCTCAAACCTTGGGGAAACTGGAGTTTACTGAAAGATTTGTATGAACAGATTTTACCTCATGTTGACGATGATAAACGTCCGTACTGTCTCAGAGCTATAGGCTGTATTCATCGTGATTGTGGCAATTGGAATGAAGCAGAAAACTATTTTCAAGACGCTTTATCTTTGTCCCAAGAGCAAGACAGTAAGAGTGGTATTGCTACTTCACTAGGATTGTTGGGAGATATTGAGAACTGTCGAGGCAACTGGGATGAGGCAGAGCGCCTGTATCGCCAATGTTTGCAACTAAGGACTCAATTAGGCGATCGCTCTGGCATGGCAACAAGTTGGGGACACTTGGGAGATATCGAGCGCCATCGGGGTAACTTGGATGAGGCACAGCGCCTGTATCGCAAATATTTGGAATTAATGACTCAATTAGGCGATTGCTCTGGCATGGCAACAAGTTGGGGAGTGTTGGGAGATATCGAGAACTGTCGAGGCAACTGGGATGAGGCAGAGCGCCTGTATCGCCGATGTTTGGAAATAGAGACTCAATTAGGCGATCGCTCTGGCATGGCAACCTCAATTGGTTGTCTTGGAGAAATTGAAATGCTTAGAGGTAATCTAGAAGCAGCAGAACCGTTTATAAAAGATGCTTTGGCAACGTTGCAAGAATTGGGACATACTCAGAAAGTTGCTGACGCTTACTATGACTTGGCAAGGCTTGAGCGTCGGCGCAACAACACAGAACTTGCCCAACAGCATTACAACACAGCCCATCAAATCTTTCAGCAATTGGGAGCAGCTAAGGATTTAGAAAGAATTGAGCAAGAGTGGGAGCAGAATTTTTAA
- a CDS encoding VOC family protein, translating to MDSTLESPFYEKDGLLEFKEGFTAPELFSKWSFVTKLYGEKVFIDHCVLTFPNHKSLENYASALGCYGNKIVEGPGLFPIDFCPNGYNIKTDLWIYLLTMLMPAGGLVVLDAPHAPGDQKDRFIQQRGLAGVHHVAIRVEDVPAAALVWQKKGFRPLSLEPLDGDSLCQWFLQNSAGQIIELISRSPDNNATFYCQNIGGLRCSELS from the coding sequence TTGGACTCTACCTTAGAGTCACCTTTTTATGAAAAAGATGGACTGCTGGAATTCAAAGAAGGATTTACTGCTCCTGAATTATTCTCTAAATGGTCTTTTGTTACCAAGTTATATGGTGAGAAGGTCTTTATAGATCACTGTGTACTAACATTCCCTAACCACAAGAGTCTGGAAAACTACGCCTCAGCTTTGGGTTGTTATGGAAACAAAATAGTTGAAGGGCCAGGACTTTTTCCTATAGATTTTTGCCCTAATGGATACAATATTAAAACCGATTTATGGATATATTTACTAACAATGCTGATGCCAGCGGGCGGGCTGGTGGTTCTGGATGCACCCCACGCCCCAGGCGATCAAAAAGACCGTTTTATACAACAAAGGGGACTGGCTGGCGTCCACCATGTTGCAATTCGCGTTGAGGATGTGCCTGCCGCTGCATTAGTTTGGCAGAAAAAAGGTTTTCGACCTTTATCTTTGGAACCGCTGGATGGGGATTCGCTATGTCAGTGGTTTCTGCAAAACTCGGCAGGACAAATTATAGAGTTGATAAGCCGTAGCCCTGACAATAACGCAACTTTTTACTGTCAGAATATAGGCGGGCTTCGCTGTTCGGAATTGTCTTGA
- the ahcY gene encoding adenosylhomocysteinase, producing MIATPTTAKHEVKDLSLAPQGRQRIEWAGREMPVLRQIRDRFAQEKPLDGIRLVACCHVTTETAHLAIALKAAGADALLIASNPLSTQDDVAASLVADHGIPVFALKGEDAETYNRHVQIALDHKPNIIIDDGSDVVATLIQERQNQIADLIGTTEETTTGIVRLRAMFKDGVLTFPAINVNDADTKHFFDNRYGTGQSTLDGIIRATNVLLAGKTIVVAGYGWCGKGTAMRARGMGANVIVTEIDPTKAIEAVMDGFRVMPMAEAASQGDLFITVTGNKHVIRAEHFDAMKDGAMVCNSGHFDIEIDLKSLGAKATEVKQARNFTQEYRLKNGKSVIVLGEGRLINLAAAEGHPSAVMDMSFANQALACEYLVKNKGKLEPGLHSIPVEVDKEIARLKLEAMGIKIDSLTSDQVEYINSWTSGT from the coding sequence ATGATTGCAACTCCAACGACCGCCAAGCACGAAGTTAAAGACCTGTCCCTCGCCCCCCAAGGCAGACAACGCATAGAATGGGCGGGTCGGGAAATGCCCGTGCTGCGGCAAATTCGCGATCGCTTTGCCCAAGAAAAGCCGCTAGATGGCATCCGTTTGGTCGCCTGCTGCCACGTAACAACAGAAACGGCTCATTTGGCGATCGCCCTCAAAGCTGCTGGTGCAGACGCCCTCCTAATTGCCAGCAACCCCCTCTCAACGCAAGATGATGTTGCTGCCAGCCTCGTTGCGGATCATGGAATCCCCGTTTTCGCCCTGAAAGGCGAAGACGCTGAAACTTATAATCGTCACGTACAAATTGCCCTCGATCACAAACCAAACATCATCATCGATGATGGTAGCGATGTAGTCGCAACGCTGATTCAAGAACGGCAGAATCAAATTGCCGATCTCATTGGCACAACGGAAGAAACCACAACGGGAATTGTTCGCCTCCGCGCCATGTTCAAAGATGGTGTTCTCACTTTCCCCGCCATCAATGTCAACGACGCCGACACGAAGCACTTCTTCGACAACCGCTACGGTACCGGACAATCAACCCTCGATGGCATTATCCGCGCCACTAACGTTTTGCTAGCTGGTAAAACCATCGTTGTCGCTGGTTACGGCTGGTGTGGCAAAGGAACTGCAATGCGGGCACGCGGAATGGGTGCTAACGTAATTGTGACGGAAATCGACCCAACCAAAGCCATCGAAGCGGTAATGGACGGCTTCCGCGTAATGCCTATGGCAGAAGCCGCATCTCAAGGTGATTTGTTTATCACCGTTACTGGCAACAAGCACGTCATTCGCGCCGAACACTTCGACGCTATGAAAGATGGGGCGATGGTTTGCAACTCCGGTCACTTCGACATTGAAATCGATCTCAAGTCGCTGGGTGCTAAAGCAACAGAAGTTAAGCAGGCGCGGAACTTCACGCAGGAATATCGCCTTAAGAATGGCAAATCAGTTATCGTGCTGGGTGAAGGCCGATTGATTAACCTTGCTGCTGCTGAAGGACATCCCAGCGCGGTGATGGATATGAGCTTTGCCAACCAGGCTTTAGCTTGCGAATATTTAGTTAAGAATAAGGGCAAGCTGGAACCAGGCTTGCACTCAATTCCTGTTGAGGTTGACAAGGAAATTGCGCGGCTGAAGTTGGAGGCAATGGGAATTAAGATTGATTCGCTGACTTCCGACCAAGTTGAGTACATCAACTCTTGGACTTCCGGAACTTAA
- the petG gene encoding cytochrome b6-f complex subunit V, whose protein sequence is MVEPLLSGIVIGLITITLAGLFFAAYQQYKRGNQLGL, encoded by the coding sequence GTGGTAGAACCGCTGCTTTCAGGCATTGTTATTGGCTTAATCACAATCACCCTTGCTGGGTTATTTTTCGCTGCTTACCAGCAGTACAAGCGCGGAAATCAGCTAGGGCTGTAG
- the panB gene encoding 3-methyl-2-oxobutanoate hydroxymethyltransferase, which yields MAVTTGQLIQWKQQKRPIVALTAWDYAIAQLLDTAGVDLILVGDSLAMVALGYETTLPISLDEVVHHAKAVRRGVKRALLLVDLPFLSYQESPQQAIHSAGRVLKETGAQAVKLEGGYPAMVETVNRVTLAGIPVMGHVGLTPQSVHQLGYRQQGKTEEAGEKILQEAIALEQAGAFALLLEHIPDTLASRITEKLTIPTIGIGAGLHCDGQVLVTADLLGLSEKQPPFAKSYINLRQVISQAVQDYSVEVRERRFPEA from the coding sequence ATGGCAGTCACAACCGGGCAATTAATCCAGTGGAAACAACAGAAGCGTCCGATTGTGGCGCTGACAGCTTGGGATTATGCGATCGCGCAGCTTTTAGATACCGCTGGAGTAGATTTAATCCTGGTAGGAGATTCCCTTGCTATGGTAGCGCTAGGTTATGAAACTACCCTGCCAATTAGTTTAGATGAAGTAGTGCATCATGCCAAAGCTGTGCGGCGTGGAGTTAAACGGGCATTACTATTAGTTGACTTGCCATTTTTGAGCTATCAGGAAAGTCCGCAACAAGCAATACACTCAGCCGGAAGAGTATTAAAAGAAACTGGCGCACAGGCCGTAAAGTTAGAGGGGGGATATCCAGCAATGGTAGAAACCGTCAATCGCGTGACATTAGCTGGTATTCCAGTAATGGGTCATGTGGGTTTAACGCCGCAATCGGTGCATCAGCTTGGTTATCGCCAGCAGGGTAAAACGGAGGAAGCAGGGGAGAAGATTTTACAAGAGGCGATCGCGCTTGAACAAGCGGGTGCTTTTGCCCTCCTATTGGAGCATATACCAGATACTTTGGCGTCGCGAATTACCGAAAAATTGACAATTCCGACAATTGGTATTGGTGCAGGATTGCACTGTGATGGTCAGGTACTTGTTACAGCCGATCTGCTGGGTCTTTCCGAAAAACAACCCCCCTTTGCAAAATCTTATATAAATTTGCGCCAAGTAATTTCCCAGGCAGTGCAGGATTATAGTGTTGAGGTACGAGAGCGCCGTTTTCCAGAAGCTTAG
- a CDS encoding cytochrome c, translating into MDNQLVKSEILLQRVGVMALAVVLAILMGVVSFHLLRASDPYIHSVLSVAGDPVRGQAMFEMNCAGCHGLQAQGRVGPSLGNISRRKSRVNIINQVIGGKTPPMPQFQPSSQEMADLLSYLEKL; encoded by the coding sequence TTGGATAACCAGCTCGTCAAATCTGAAATTTTACTACAGCGCGTGGGCGTGATGGCGCTGGCTGTCGTGCTGGCCATACTCATGGGTGTCGTGAGTTTTCACCTATTGCGAGCCTCCGATCCTTATATACACAGTGTTTTGTCTGTGGCTGGCGACCCGGTGCGCGGACAAGCCATGTTTGAAATGAACTGCGCTGGATGTCACGGCTTGCAGGCGCAAGGTAGAGTGGGGCCAAGTTTGGGCAATATCTCCAGGCGAAAATCTCGCGTGAACATAATCAATCAAGTGATTGGTGGTAAGACGCCGCCAATGCCACAATTTCAGCCCTCTTCGCAAGAAATGGCCGACCTTCTTAGTTATTTAGAAAAGCTGTAA